The Thalassophryne amazonica chromosome 6, fThaAma1.1, whole genome shotgun sequence genome includes a region encoding these proteins:
- the LOC117512676 gene encoding rho-related GTP-binding protein Rho6-like translates to MKEKRQLFVARCKLVLVGDVQCGKTAMLQVLAKDCYPETYVPTVFENYTACLELEDQRVELSLWDTSGSPYYDNVRPLCYSDSDAVLLCIDISRPDTVDSALKKWKVEIHDFCPTTKILLIGCKTDLRTDVCTLMELSNQKQTPITHEQGSSLAKHLGAEAYLECSAFTSEKSIQSIFRTAALTCMNKLQPANKSSPVRSLSKRLLHLPSKTELLSSTFSKDKSKSCSIM, encoded by the exons ATGAAAGAAAAAAGGCAGCTTTTTGTCGCGAGGTGCAAACTGGTGCTGGTGGGAGACGTCCAATGCGGTAAAACAGCCATGTTACAGGTCCTGGCAAAGGACTGCTATCCAGAG ACTTACGTCCCCACTGTGTTTGAAAACTACACAGCCTGTTTGGAACTTGAAGATCAGCGTGTTGAGCTCAGCCTTTGGGACACATCAG GTTCTCCATATTATGACAACGTCAGGCCCCTGTGCTACAGCGATTCGGATGCAGTGCTCTTATGCATTGACATCAGTCGTCCAGACACAGTGGATAGCGCACTGAAGAAG TGGAAAGTAGAGATTCATGACTTCTGTCCCACAACAAAGATCCTACTAATAGGCTGCAAAACAGACTTGCGCACAGACGTATGCACACTCATGGAACTGTCCAACCAGAAGCAGACTCCCATCACCCATGAGCAG GGCTCATCTCTGGCCAAACATCTTGGAGCAGAGGCGTATCTGGAGTGCTCAGCCTTCACATCGGAGAAGAGCATCCAGAGTATTTTCCGTACTGCAGCTCTCACCTGCATGAACAAACTCCAGCCTGCCAATAAATCCAGTCCTGTCAGGAGCCTCTCCAAGAGACTCCTGCACCTGCCCAGCAAGACAGAACTCCTCTCCTCCACCTTCAGCAAAGACAAGTCCAAGAGCTGCTCTATCATGTGA